The segment AAGCACGCAAATCTCCAGTTAAAATATCAGCTTCAATAAATGAATCTCCAAACACAGCAATTCTAGCATACTCTTCAGATTCTTTTATTGCATTGAGAGCTTCGTAAAATGGAGACATACCACAACCTGAAACATCAGAATAATCTACTATATGAGTGATACCTTCTTCATCAGTATCTTCGTCAACCCACTTCTCATTTGCAAAAATACGCTTAACTACTTTAGTAGTATCCACTAAGGTATTTATATTTATTTGTGTTGAGTCTTTATTTATATCTAATGAATCTATCTCAGGGACTGAATCTGCATCTACTAACAAATCTGGAATTTCAACAAAGGGAAGCTCTTCTTTAATAGGCTTCCTAACATCAGCTAATATATCAATTACACGAAGATTATAACCTGCTACAGTTATTTGTGGAAGTTTGTTAAGAGCTAATAAAGCACCCACAATAACAACTGTCAATAACAAGGTATATATTAAATAATTTTTCATTTCTCTTTATATCAAAGTGTTGCAAAGATAAGGAAATCATATATACATGAAGGGGAGAACACTCATAATTTTGAGTATTCTCCCCTCCTATTTAACAATACAACTATGCTAATTAAATGTATTGTTCTACATTCCAAACGAAAGCCCTTAGTCCTAATTGCTCTCTAGATTCATCCATACGCTTTAGCACTGTTAATAAAGGCTCAACTCTATCATCCTCTACCATTGCTAAAATAGCTGAACACATAGCAGGCCAAGCATGACTGCCAAAATGAGGCTCTCCTGTTTCAGATCCACGTCCTTTGACCTGATCCCAATATGTAAAACCTCTACAGTTCAATCTATCTAGTGCGGCCACTACACGTTCATAATGCGCCTGATCAAATGTTATCAAAACAGATTTCATTTCTATTCTTTTTTATAATACACACGGTATTATTATTTGTTAGATATTCCTTTAAAAAATTCTTTCATTTCACTATTCTCATTAACTTTCCGTCTTTGGTGTTTTATACCTGTCCCTGCAAAAATACAATAGAGTGTAGGTATTAATAATAAAGTAAGCACAGTTGAAACCGTAAGCCCACCAATTACAGCTACTGCCATAGGACGCCACATTTCAGAACCTTGACCTGTACTAATAGCCATAGGAACCATCCCTAAAATAGTAGTAGCTGTAGTCATTAATACTGGACGAAGACGACTCTTTCCTGATGTTATTACCGAATTAATTACAGACATCCCTCTTTCTCTACAAAGAGTTATATAATCTATCAACACAATACCATTTTTTACTACAATACCAATCAACATAATAGCACCAAGCAAACTCATGACACTGAGTGTACTACGAGTCATAAACAAAGCCATTAATACTCCGCTAAAGGCAAAGGGTAATGAAAACATAATAATAAATGGATAAGTTAATGATTCAAACTGAGCGGCCATAACAATAAACACTAATATAATTATAAGCAAGGCTAAGACACTAAGATCTCTAAAAGACTCCTGCTGATCTTCAAAAGAACCTGCTATCTGAATGTTTATACCTTGTGGTATATCCATCTGACGAATTACTTGATTTCCGCTTTGAACAACTTCACCCAATGCTGCACCTGATATAGTAGCAGAAACGGTAACTATACGTTCTCTATTTTTTCTTTCAATAGTGGGTGGTGCAAACTTTTCAACAACTTTGCCTACATCCTTCACTCGAACAGGTTCTCCCTGATTATTGTAGATTAGTATTTCTTCAATGTTAGTCAAACTAGTACGAAACTCAGGAGCATACCTCACTTTTATATCATATTCGTCACCATCTTCACGATATTTAGATGCGATTGCACCATTTACTCGATTACGAAGATATGTACCAGCTGTAGATAAATTAAGACCATGTACTGCTAGTTTTTCACGATCAAATTCTACCTGATATTCTGGTTGATAATCGCTTCTACTAATTAACACTTCAGAGACTCCTTTCACCTCTAATAATCTACGTTTTAAGTCGGCGGCAACACTATCCGTTTTAGCCATATCGTAACCATAGATTTCAAAATCGGCCGAAGCTTGACCAGCAATACCTGTATTACTTCCCCCAAGAATAACCTGTGATTTACTAAATTCTGGATAATGTTTTAAATCCTCACGCATTAAATCACAAACCTCTTCCAAAGATCTTTGACGATCTCCAGGATTTTGAAGACGAATATTAAATGAAACGATATGAGATCCATTATCTTGCATCGAAGCAAAAGTATTATCACTATCAGCTTGGCCTACAGTATAATTACAAACAATAATCTCTTCTTTGTATTTCTGCATCCATTCATTAGTTAACTTCTGCGAAATCGCTTGTGCTACTTCTTTACGTGTACCAATAGGCAGCTCTAATTTTACCGCAATACGAGCATTGTCTTGTGCAGGGAAAAACTCTGTACTAATCCCCTTAATACAGAATAAGCTCACCACAAAAAAAGCGATACACAATAAAACAATTATAGTACGATGTCTTACTGCCCAATTCAATGTTTTAGCATATACTACATCTAATCCATCTAGCACTTTTTCAATTGGAGTAAAAAATAGCTTATAAATCTTCGAAGAAGAGTTTTCTCTTTTCAATAATTGAGAACAAAGCATAGGTGTCAAGGAAAGAGCGGCTAATGTAGATATAAACATAATAGCACACATCATCCAACCCAACTGTCTAAACATCACCCCTGTAATACCACTAACCATCGTTAATGGAAAAAACACAGCAATCATAGTCAATGTAGATGCAATAACAGATATAGCTACTTCATTTGTTCCATGAACAGCAGCTTGTTTGGGTTCAGAGCCTCTTTCAATATGAGTCGTGACATTCTCAAGAACCACAATCGCATCATCCACCACCATTCCTATCGCAATAGAAAGTGATGAGAGTGAAATAATATTAAGGGTATTTCCTGATATTGCTAAATAAATAAAGGATGCAATCAAGGATAATGGTATCGTTATACAAATAATTAATGTAGCTCTCCATCTTCCTAAGAACACAAACACCACAATAACCACGAATATTAAAGCATAGAATACCGTTTCTGTTAAACTGTTTATAGTATTTAATATATTTTCAGAAGTATCCACGATAATTCCCAACTTCACATCTGTGGGTAAAGTCTCTTGAAGTCGAGGCATTGCATCTAATACAGCTTTTGATATATTTACAGAGTTTGCACCTGATTGTTTTTGAACAATAATCATAGCACCCTGCTTACCATTATTATAAGCTTCTTGAGATCTTTCTTCTACTGTATCAACAACTTTCGCTACATCCCTTAGATAAATATTAGCACCCTTATGGCTCCCTATTACAATATCATTCAACTGTGAAGCATCCGTGAACTCTCCTTCAACACGTAAGGAGAAAGTTTCGTTACCAATATCAAAATTACCACCGGGTATGTTTTTGTTCTCAGCACCGATAACAGCACTGATCGCCTCTATCGTCAAATTATAAGCTTCTAACTTTCCTGGATCACAATAAACTTGTAACTCTCTCTTGGGAGCACCACTAATAGACACTGTACCAACACCTGGTATCCTAGCTAACGGATTCACCACATTGTCATCTAATATTTTATATAGAGCAGATTGACTCTCTTCTGCCTGCACTGACAACACAACGATAGGAATCATATCTGTACTAAACTTAAATATGATCGGAGTTTCTGAATCATCAGGAAGATATGAAGTAATCATATCTAGTTTGTCACGTACGTCATTTGTCAAGACATCAATGTCATATCCATATTCAAATTCCAAAGTAATAATGGACATATTCTCCGAAGATCTCGAAGAAATATGCTTTAAATTACTCACTGAATTCAATGTATTCTCTAATGGTCTCGTTACATTATTCTCAATATCCGAAGCACTTGCACCAGGATAGGCAGTCATAACCATAATGGTATTTGTATCAATATCTGGATACAAATCGACAGGCAGTTTGGATAAAGAAAAGAGACCAAATATCACTACTGCTAAAAAACAGAGTGAGGTCATAATCGGCTTTTTAACCGAACCTTCGTATAAACTCATAATTAGTCTTTATTTCTATTTTGTACTTCTATTCTTGGGCAAGCTGAACTTCAACTCCATTGAATATTCTACTCTGACCTGCAATAACTACTTGAGAATTATTTTCCACGCCTGATAATAATTCGTATTCATCTCCCATTCGGCGTCCCAACTCTACCTTGTTGTAAGAAACCTTTCCATCTTTATAGACGAACACATAGCGATCTCCTGAACCAGATTGTTTGACTATGGCTAAATCAGGGACAACCACATGGTCTTTTGTTCCATAATTTAAAATTGCTCTTGCAAACATTCCTGGACGCACTTTTTGATTCGCATTATTTAGTTTAACTTCTACAATAAAAGTACGAGTTATGGGGTCTATTGTAGGATAAACTAATGATATAGTACCTTTAAAAAGTTCATCAGGATATACGTCAAGCTTAATATCAACAGATGCACCTTTTTCTACTTTGGAATAAAAAGACTCTGATACATTAATAAATAGTTTTACTGGATTTATCTGTTCAACAACTAAAACAGGTGTTGACCCATTGTACAAATCACCATTATCATAGTTTCTAGCAGAAACAACTCCATTAATTGGACTTACTAGTGAAGTGTTTTCCAATAAATTACTGAAAGATGTCTGACTCACATCTAGTGTAGTTTTTGCAGCATCCCATTCTGATTTTGAAACACCACCTACCTTATATAATTCATCAATTCGATTAAATTCAGTTTTTTGATTTTCTAGCTGAAGTTCCAACTGTTTTAAATTAGCTGCATCCATCTGCACTAACTTCTGTCCTTTTCTTACTTGATCTCCTACTTCAACATATATTTTATCGATACGAATAGGACTTTGGGGAGCAATATTATTTTTGATTTCTGGTTCAATAGTACCAGTATATTCATGAATCTGTGCTACAGGACGAGACGATACTTGAGCTATCTTAACGATAGGAGACTCATTAACTTGTGAACTTTGTTCAGAAGTCTCTTTATTATTACTTCCACAAGAAGTCAATACCAAAAGCGATAAAAGAGCTAATGGTTGAAGAAATATTTTTAAATTATACATATGTATCTTTATTTTATATAACTAAATTTATCAAACTCATCAATGCCTAAAACTTTGTTATACTCAGTACGAGCTATAACATAATCATAGATAGCTTGAGTATATGCTAGCTCAGCTTGTGTGAGGGCAACCTCTGAATCATTCAATTCCAAAATTGTTCCTCGACCTACTTCATACATAGTACGAGCAATTTCCCGGCCTTTCATTGCCTGGCGTACACTTTCTACATTACTGTCTATCTGCTCAACACTAGCTTGCATATTATCAATATAACTTTGTGCTTGCATATTTAATTGGCGCTGTAAATTAATACGTGCCTGATTCAACTTGGCTAGCTCAATTTTAGACTGCTTTACTTTGGAAATAGTGCTAGCTTTGAATAATGGAATAGAAAGAGTTACACCCAACGATGATGAAGGATACCATCTATAGTGAGCAATTCTAAAATCATTATTCATTGATAAATAGGTATAATTAAAAGAAGCCGTTAAAGTCGGCATATAATTTGTCTTTTGAAGTTTTAAGCTATGCTGCAAAAGTTTTTCATTATGATCAAGCTGCTTTAAATCTGTATTAGCAGATAGATCAATACTTAAAGGGCGATAATAAGAACCAAAAGTATCTACAG is part of the Bacteroides coprosuis DSM 18011 genome and harbors:
- a CDS encoding acriflavin resistance protein (COGs: COG0841 Cation/multidrug efflux pump~InterPro IPR001036~KEGG: bfs:BF3962 putative transmembrane Acr-type transport protein~PFAM: Acriflavin resistance protein~SPTR: Putative uncharacterized protein;~IMG reference gene:2504105870~PFAM: AcrB/AcrD/AcrF family~TIGRFAM: heavy metal efflux pump (cobalt-zinc-cadmium); The (Largely Gram-negative Bacterial) Hydrophobe/Amphiphile Efflux-1 (HAE1) Family), whose amino-acid sequence is MSLYEGSVKKPIMTSLCFLAVVIFGLFSLSKLPVDLYPDIDTNTIMVMTAYPGASASDIENNVTRPLENTLNSVSNLKHISSRSSENMSIITLEFEYGYDIDVLTNDVRDKLDMITSYLPDDSETPIIFKFSTDMIPIVVLSVQAEESQSALYKILDDNVVNPLARIPGVGTVSISGAPKRELQVYCDPGKLEAYNLTIEAISAVIGAENKNIPGGNFDIGNETFSLRVEGEFTDASQLNDIVIGSHKGANIYLRDVAKVVDTVEERSQEAYNNGKQGAMIIVQKQSGANSVNISKAVLDAMPRLQETLPTDVKLGIIVDTSENILNTINSLTETVFYALIFVVIVVFVFLGRWRATLIICITIPLSLIASFIYLAISGNTLNIISLSSLSIAIGMVVDDAIVVLENVTTHIERGSEPKQAAVHGTNEVAISVIASTLTMIAVFFPLTMVSGITGVMFRQLGWMMCAIMFISTLAALSLTPMLCSQLLKRENSSSKIYKLFFTPIEKVLDGLDVVYAKTLNWAVRHRTIIVLLCIAFFVVSLFCIKGISTEFFPAQDNARIAVKLELPIGTRKEVAQAISQKLTNEWMQKYKEEIIVCNYTVGQADSDNTFASMQDNGSHIVSFNIRLQNPGDRQRSLEEVCDLMREDLKHYPEFSKSQVILGGSNTGIAGQASADFEIYGYDMAKTDSVAADLKRRLLEVKGVSEVLISRSDYQPEYQVEFDREKLAVHGLNLSTAGTYLRNRVNGAIASKYREDGDEYDIKVRYAPEFRTSLTNIEEILIYNNQGEPVRVKDVGKVVEKFAPPTIERKNRERIVTVSATISGAALGEVVQSGNQVIRQMDIPQGINIQIAGSFEDQQESFRDLSVLALLIIILVFIVMAAQFESLTYPFIIMFSLPFAFSGVLMALFMTRSTLSVMSLLGAIMLIGIVVKNGIVLIDYITLCRERGMSVINSVITSGKSRLRPVLMTTATTILGMVPMAISTGQGSEMWRPMAVAVIGGLTVSTVLTLLLIPTLYCIFAGTGIKHQRRKVNENSEMKEFFKGISNK
- a CDS encoding hypothetical protein (KEGG: bth:BT_2685 hypothetical protein~SPTR: Putative uncharacterized protein;~IMG reference gene:2504105869), which codes for MKSVLITFDQAHYERVVAALDRLNCRGFTYWDQVKGRGSETGEPHFGSHAWPAMCSAILAMVEDDRVEPLLTVLKRMDESREQLGLRAFVWNVEQYI
- a CDS encoding efflux transporter, RND family, MFP subunit (COGs: COG0845 Membrane-fusion protein~InterPro IPR006143~KEGG: bth:BT_2687 cation efflux system protein~PFAM: Secretion protein HlyD~SPTR: Cation efflux system protein;~TIGRFAM: Secretion protein HlyD~IMG reference gene:2504105871~TIGRFAM: RND family efflux transporter, MFP subunit); its protein translation is MYNLKIFLQPLALLSLLVLTSCGSNNKETSEQSSQVNESPIVKIAQVSSRPVAQIHEYTGTIEPEIKNNIAPQSPIRIDKIYVEVGDQVRKGQKLVQMDAANLKQLELQLENQKTEFNRIDELYKVGGVSKSEWDAAKTTLDVSQTSFSNLLENTSLVSPINGVVSARNYDNGDLYNGSTPVLVVEQINPVKLFINVSESFYSKVEKGASVDIKLDVYPDELFKGTISLVYPTIDPITRTFIVEVKLNNANQKVRPGMFARAILNYGTKDHVVVPDLAIVKQSGSGDRYVFVYKDGKVSYNKVELGRRMGDEYELLSGVENNSQVVIAGQSRIFNGVEVQLAQE